The DNA sequence GAGAACATAACAATTGCCTCGGAAGCCCTTCATGTTCAAAGGGTAAGTATGTCAGTTCTTATATCTTCTGGTAACCTGTTCAAACCTTTTATTCTGCTTCTCCCAAcagttattataaatttttattctacaTGAAAAACCTAATTATATATGCATAAGATGATTTCTGGTTCCTATTTTTCTTAAAAGCAAAAAAACTTAGATTTGCTAAACATAATTCTAAGATATTTTAGTCCAATTGATATACTCAACTAGAGGCACTGATTGAGCTTAAGGCTACCAAAATGAAACAAAATGTAATACAGCATAGTGTGAAGATTGTATTATCTGAAGATATGCTCGTATCTTATAGATCTGTACGCGGTGCATATTAATTGTGGGGGAAACCAAGTTACAATTGGCAATAGAACTTTTGAAGCGGATGAAGATTTATCAGGTCAagcaaaatattattatctgcAAGGACACTGGGGATATAGTAGTACAGGATTCTTTTATAAGATTGATGAATCCTTAAGTCTCTATACAGCGAAAAATAATTCTATTCTTAGAATGAATGACTCTGAATTGTACACAAGCGCCCGTCTGTCTCCATTGTCACTCACTTACTATGGCCGTTGTTTAGCAAATGGAAACTACACAGTGACACTACACTTCGCTGAGATAGTGTTCAGAGATAATAGTTCTTATCAGAGTCTTGGAAGACGAGTGTTTGACATTTATGTCCAGGTTAATTATAGCATTGTAGTTAGCTTCAGATTCACTTACTCTGAATTAGTGTGCTGCATTTGACCAATGAGCTTGTTACAGGATGAACTGAGGCTCAAGGATTATGATATTGAACATGAAGCACATGGAGTTGACAAGGCAGTAAAGCCTAAAATTAAAGCTGTTGTAATGGATAAAACACTACAAGTTCGCTTTGTTTACAGTGGGAAAGGGACAACAGCAGTACCTGTTAGAGGAACCTATGGCCCTCTGATATCAGCTATTTCTATGGAATCAGGTAAGAATTTATGCTTTAGTGAGCTTAACTCTGTAATAATATTTCCTGAGCAATTGTATGATCAAACATTTTCTGTTTTCTGACATTTGGATTAGTTCTGATACATTCGGACAACACGGTTACTATGCTACAGACTCGTTTTTTCTATCTTTTTCCGAGATTTCTTTTGCATATGATGCAGTGTCTATGAAAGCCACTGAACATCTTGCTCAGTGCAACATAATACCTTTTGCACATGTTTTTGTTGTAGATAATCCACCTCAAGATTCAAGTGCTTCTCACAGGAAACAAAAGATCATCATTTCGGTCTCAGTTGTGGTTTTGGGATTATTTCTTCTTTTCACTTCTCTTGGTATTGCTTGGTGGCAGGGCTACATAGGAAATCGAATATTAAAGGAAGAAGGTGATTATTTTCATATAGTaattcatttaaaataaaaaaaatagggaTCCAAAGTATACACATgacataaatttatgtatttcacattttttttttccaaatttggATGCTTTTACTACACCTTTACAACTTGGCCATGCAAAAGGAAgagaaaatgaaaagaaaaaggaacaaaaggAGAAGTAACATAAGTACAAATCTCACAATTTGCGTGCACACAAAGATTTGGCAAGAATTACATTTGTTAGGTAGTGCAAAGGGGGAATTGGCCCAAAAATTGGGTAGGGTCAAGACACTAGCAAGATTCAATTGACAATTTGAAAATTGTGTTTTGCAGTGCTGAGAGGATTAGACCTGCAGACTGGAGTATTTACCTTTCAACAAATTAAAGCTGCCACGGATAACTTTGCTGCTGCAAACAAAATTGGAGAGGGTGGTTTTGGATCTGTTTACAAGGTGCATAACAACTCACACATTACACTTGTGCACATATAGCAAAATAGGCGTCGCCTTTTTCTTTGCTAAGTCTTTCACTTGATCAAAGGCTGTATTTTGTTATATTTCATTATGTTgtagggagtactattggatGGTACTATAATTGCTGTCAAACAACTTTCATCGAAATCAAATCAAGGGTCTCGTGAATTTGTCAATGAAATTGGAATGATATCTGGTTTAGGACACCCAAATCTAGTAAGATTGCATGGATGTTGTACTGAGCACAAGCAATTACTGCTGGTGTATGAGTTCATGGAAAATAACAGTCTTGCCCGGGCTCTGTTTGGTGAGTTTAATATTCAACATATTACTTATTTCATCATCAATCAATACAATTTGTTTCTCTATGATACACCAGTTTTACACAGCACGGCTGTAAAACATATTAAACACTATCATCACACATTAATTATCAGTGTATTGTATCATATCTTTTCATCCTATCTATGTGTAGTATTTAGTGCTTCTAAGAATGAGAGATTTAGCCATGTCTCTTGCAGGTCCAGGAAACTCACGACTGGATCTAGACTGGCCTACTAGGCAAAAGATTTGCATTGGTATAGCAAGAGGCCTGGTTTATCTGCACGAGGAGTCAATTCTTAAAATTGTGCATAGAGACATCAAAGCTAACAACATTCTTCTGGATAAAGATCTTAACCCGAAAATCTCAGACTTTGGTTTGGCCAAGCTTGACGAGAAAGAGAAAACTCATATTACAACTAGAGTTGCTGGTACAATGTAAGAGCTCTCTTCAGTTTTAAAGTAATCTAgaagtaaataaaattttgtctgTCTAGCTATCTTATTTTACCATTCTGGTTGGTCTATGTCTGACCACTAACCATTGTACTTGGATGATCGGATCATTTATATAGAAGATAACCAGACCAAAACtcttataaacaaattataacgTAGAAGAaccataaaaaaatatcatctgATATTCATTTCAATTTCATAGTGGGTATATGGCCCCCGAATATGCGCTGTGGGGTTTCTTGACAGATAAAGCAGATGTATACAGTTTTGGAATTGTTGCACTTGAAATTGTTGCTGGCAAGAAGAACACCAAGTATCATTCAGATGATAACTACATCTGTCTTCTTGACTGGGTATGGCTAAAGATATTTACTGCATACCTTCGACTACTTGTTGGTTGTATTGATAATAAATTGAAACAAGCAGTTCTGTCTATTTATCCATCTCAAACTTCAAAATCTTTTCTTAGGCATGTAACTTGAAAGAAAATGGGAATCTGATGGAGCTAATTGATCCAAGGTTGGGTTCAGAATACAACATCGAAGAGGCTATTAGAATGATCAAAGTGGCTCTACTATGCACTAATACAACTCCTGCACTTAGGCCAACTATGTCTTGTGTAGTGAGCATGCTTAGTGGTGATATCAGTATTTAGAGATAAAGATAAATCAAGATATGCATGGGGGTGATTTTTACAAGATCCAAGGGATCAGAGACAACTACAGTCAGGCTAGAGAAGGAAGCTCAAGTTGTTACTCTTATTCAGCAACCTTGGTGACATGTgatgataatattaatatagatTATGGTTCTCCATCCACATCATTTTAATTGCAAGAGCAATAAGTTACATATATGCATATCCTTATTCTATATGCATGTTGTTTATTCAAATAGGCAAGTGTCAAccatatttacatataaattacTCAAAAAACAAagatttgggggggggggggggggtctcTGGCATTTTCTTCAATGTAACGGTGGAAGTTAACGAGGAGGAGGGGGAGCCGGCCATCCTTTAGGAAGCGGGCAACCACAGTCATATTTACAATAATCCACCGGTAAGTCATCTTGCTCCGCGCACCGCTGATGGCACTCGGTGAAGCAGGGACCTTCTATAGCCATTATAACATCAAATGATGTTACCAACACAAGCAGGGACAAGGCTAAGCCTGCAACAACAATTTTATTATCAGAATAAGCCATTATAGAATATcaagtatatatgtttttattgcaCCACTAGTTAATCTATATATACTTGTTCCACTTCAACCAAACCCGCTCATTCTTCAGATTTCAACGCCTCCAATTTAGGCTGCTTGTGAGGATACCATACAAAATTCCTAAACCAAATGTCTAGTTTATCATTCTGCATATATATAGCTAATATTTGTGATTATGTATTGTTTTAACCATTCTTTTAGGAGGTTAGGTGGATATCGTATTAGGATCATATTTTGTCTTCCAcaaaataaactaatatttttgtcTTCCGcaaaataaactaatatttattGTATTAGTTTTTCTTCCGCTGTCACTTTCATTTCTTAACATTTTCTTTTCACTGTTTGACACACACTTTAATGAgcctataaaacatagttctacaacttttttcttaaattttaattttctaaataaaaatttaacattaaacttttatttgggaaaaaaatttcaaaaagaaattatagaactatactttaaaggagcattaaagtgtgtGACACAACTCTGGCTGAAAATTATCCAGCCTTCTTCAAACAACCACATGTTCGTCGCCCTCTTTATTCCTTCGGCCATGAACAGTGCCGCCCCCCACCAAAATCAAACACCACCAGCCATACCGCGACGACAAACCACCGTGCCGCCGTCTCCGAATCCAACCAACGCCACAACCCGTTTCTTAAACAATCATTCACAGCAAGCATATATACATaggcacacatatataaactaCTACTCCATATATCCGTATAGATATAGAATCGAATGTAGTTCCTCTGGtttattttctgtttttcttgaatATAGAATAGAATGTCCTTACACACATGAGCAACTATTGCCCAGCCTAATAAAGCTTGATATAACATCTTATATCTTGTTCTGCGTGAAGAGAAAAGATCGAGAGAGGGGCAACTAAGAAGATGGGTTTGTCACATGATGCTGCTCCGACTTTCAAATCCTATGGGGTTCCTCATGACTCAACTGGTATGCCTttctattacaattatttacaatattttctctttttctcatgattttgagtggaattgcgaaaggtgttgattttaatcttgtttgtttgtgtgtatttgtttgtttgtttaatccctgtgttttgtttggtttttggtgttttgGGCGATTTTCATGTTACATGTGATACGTTTCGTCGTTCGCTTCGCATACGACGAGGCAACTTGAtcgatagcatagcggtggtggccgatggtggcggtgacggcggtttcaggacgggatccggtttcagaaaggaaagcgcgctaattgtgccttaattgagggcggTAATTGTGTCTCGTTAAttatgcctctttattgagggcataaattgtgcctcaattattgagggcgtaaattatgcctctttattgagggcgttaattgggccttatttgagggcgttaattgtgtcttaattaaggatattaatattttattattatgccttaattaagagcttaattgtctcaatcatgagttatcatgattgtgagaatattttgatgtaatatgttaaatatatcgacttatattctttttgtttctattgttttattttcaggattcttggaagaaggccggttttcttttcggacattaaagttttattgtctaaatttccccggtcatcttgcatgtccgacggttagataataagctttcttgaatgaaagaattatcacggtgatttgccgattctcgttgagatttattctcattttcaaaaaaaaaaaaaaaaaaagtgtgtgACACGCCCCGTCCCCGAATTGAGAGGGATGGAGgccggagggagtattaaattgcATGCATTCACCATAATAGTTTTGataaaattctataaatttataattatagttaGTTATTGTACAAAATTCTTATTCCTTTCttcattcaaattttataattactgTCAAAATTTATAGTAAATCAGTTTCTAAAACTGTGACCATTGTTGTACGTCATGTGTATAAAAGCTTCCATGAGTCAGTACATTGCATGAAGAAAGGGTTTAGCAAATATTAGACATCAAGAACTGCAATTAAGCTTTAGTGTAGAGCCTGTTTATAAAGAAACAACTATACTGTTTTGTTACAAAGTAGAATAGTGCATAACTAGTTTGATGGGAGTTTGCATTCCGCAACCTTCTCCCAGGATTTGAGGCTTTTATCTTCAGTGTCCGTTTTGTACAGTGCCAGGCGAGTTATCTGGAAAGTCAGACTGCCAATGCCTTCATCAAGAGCGTTGGCTCTCTCTTGGGCCCTTTTCTTCTCTTCCTCCGTtaaatcagcatataacaaGCTCAGATGCGGCATGTAAGCTGTTAAATTTCAAGATTAATCGCTTTATAAGAGCAAAACTAGATAGTACATCTTACTTTTTCACACTAGAAAGATAAGAAAAGGGAAGGGCAAAAACTTCATATCCTGTTTGATTACGAGGTAACagaatgaaatttgtactaTAACATGAGTCACTTGTATGATTTTCATTTCGTCCgtcactattttttttatgaatttaacctAGAGTCAAATCCCCCATTCTGAGAGTAACTGCTGCATTCTCCTTTTCCATTCTCCATTCTACTAATTTTCTTCACAAACTCAccataaaaatatcaaattcttACCCCTGCCCCAAACATAGAAAGCAGGTGGATTAAGTATTCACATTTACAAAGTGCCACCTGCCCCCTCGTGGTCCAGTATTGAGACGGATCCAGAACGTACCCTACTTTTTTACTCATAAGTGAAGCTTGCTGTGCCATCTAATTTTGGACGATTTTGAGAGAACCACGTGTAAATGCCACAAACTAATAATTGTTGACTAGCAACCTAATACTACAAATCTCATTTCCTTGGTATATTTTTCAGTCTAgtattgtaatttatttaagcctctaatttta is a window from the Daucus carota subsp. sativus chromosome 8, DH1 v3.0, whole genome shotgun sequence genome containing:
- the LOC108197080 gene encoding probable leucine-rich repeat receptor-like serine/threonine-protein kinase At3g14840, coding for MIMFQHITFWEENIALASKTPPSLDLLLHKCSTFPLVCILILFTRGPRNFSTNRKMMAEAFDNRNSGFILTLVLFILAGFVEAQSGYLPQEEVNALGEIADQLGKKDWNLSVNSCNQNNSNFFKWNATNLPEGSKYNNSVLCNCSNPIGICHIQSMFLKGQDLDGILPPSIAKLPHIKQIDFTRNYLHGTIPREWATTKLESLAVTVNRLSGPIPEYLGNISTLTNVSLDNNMFTGSIPPELGRLVNLKSLHLDANYLNGHLPLELNNLINLQDIRLSNNNFTGNLPDFQMWKNLNKIDIQAGGFEGPLPSSFSLISNLTDLLISNLNGGASEFPQLERMVQLKNLVLRSCNISGEIPKYLSQLTKLQRIDLSFNKLEGELQTDLSGLESLRILYLTNNSLTGKIPEWIKSKGPKGQVDLSYNNFSFEPQTCRDSVNLFRSCENNLEHNNCLGSPSCSKDLYAVHINCGGNQVTIGNRTFEADEDLSGQAKYYYLQGHWGYSSTGFFYKIDESLSLYTAKNNSILRMNDSELYTSARLSPLSLTYYGRCLANGNYTVTLHFAEIVFRDNSSYQSLGRRVFDIYVQDELRLKDYDIEHEAHGVDKAVKPKIKAVVMDKTLQVRFVYSGKGTTAVPVRGTYGPLISAISMESDNPPQDSSASHRKQKIIISVSVVVLGLFLLFTSLGIAWWQGYIGNRILKEEVLRGLDLQTGVFTFQQIKAATDNFAAANKIGEGGFGSVYKGVLLDGTIIAVKQLSSKSNQGSREFVNEIGMISGLGHPNLVRLHGCCTEHKQLLLVYEFMENNSLARALFGPGNSRLDLDWPTRQKICIGIARGLVYLHEESILKIVHRDIKANNILLDKDLNPKISDFGLAKLDEKEKTHITTRVAGTIGYMAPEYALWGFLTDKADVYSFGIVALEIVAGKKNTKYHSDDNYICLLDWACNLKENGNLMELIDPRLGSEYNIEEAIRMIKVALLCTNTTPALRPTMSCVVSMLSGDISI